A part of Gossypium hirsutum isolate 1008001.06 chromosome A07, Gossypium_hirsutum_v2.1, whole genome shotgun sequence genomic DNA contains:
- the LOC107913183 gene encoding quinone oxidoreductase — translation MSLLKLGFYNQRFHLLRFIPPQSSNVSPSTFWVQNLTNNNTTNHSSLSYYTPRINPVIAKALRTEASATVQPIKMVKAIRVHQFGGSQVLKWEDVELGEPKEGEIRIKNIAIGVNFIDIYFRKGVYKATTMPFTPGMEAVGEVTAVGPGLTGRKVGDIVAYAGNPMGSYAEEQILPADKVVPVPPSVDPITAASIMLKGMTAQFLVRRCFKVESGHTVLVHAAAGGVGSLLCQWANALGATVIGTVSTKEKAAQAKEDGCHHAIIYKEEDFVSRVNEITCGKGVEVVYDSVGKDTFEGSLACLKPRGYMVNFGQSSGTPDPVPLSALAPKSLFLTRPSMMQYTSTRDELLETAGEVFANVASGVLRVRVNHKYPLSEAAQAHADLENRRTTGSVVLIP, via the exons ATGAGCCTCTTAAAACTTGGGTTCTACAATCAACGCTTCCATTTGCTTCGCTTTATTCCACCACAGTCTTCCAATGTCTCCCCATCTACCTTTTGGGTGCAAAATCTGACCAACAATAACACCACCAACCACTCATCGTTATCTTATTATACTCCCAGGATTAATCCTGTAATAGCCAAGGCACTGCGTACTGAAGCATCTGCCACAGTACAGCCCATAAAAATGGTGAAAGCTATCAGGGTTCATCAATTTGGTGGATCTCAG GTCCTTAAATGGGAGGATGTGGAACTTGGGGAACCCAAAGAGGGTGAGATACGTATTAAAAATATAGCTATTGGAGTGAATTTCATCGATATCTATTTTCGGAAAGGAGTTTATAAGGCTACTACCATGCCCTTCACTCCAG GTATGGAAGCTGTTGGAGAGGTGACTGCCGTGGGACCTGGACTGACTGGCAGGAAAGTTGGAGATATTGTAGCTTATGCTGGTAATCCTATGGGTTCATATGCCGAGGAGCAGATTCTTCCAGCTGACAAAGTTGTGCCAGTTCCTCCTTCGGTTGACCCTATTACTGCTGCATCCATCATGCTGAAGGGTATGACTGCCCAGTTTCTAGTACGTCGTTGCTTCAAG GTCGAATCCGGACACACAGTTCTTGTTCATGCTGCAGCTGGTGGGGTTGGATCTTTATTATGCCAATGGGCAAATGCACTTGGTGCCACTGTCATTGGAACTGTCTCGACCAAAGAGAAGGCGGCTCAAGCAAAGGAAGACGGATGTCACCATGCAATAATTTATAAGGAAGAGGATTTTGTTTCCCGTGTCAATGAGATAACATGTGGCAAGGGGGTGGAAGTTGTCTACGATTCTGTAGGGAAAGATACCTTTGAG GGCTCGTTGGCATGTTTAAAGCCCCGTGGCTATATGGTGAACTTTGGGCAGTCATCCGGTACACCAGATCCGGTTCCGTTGTCTGCACTTGCACCCAAATCATTGTTCTTGACTAGGCCTTCCATGATGCAATACACGTCAACTCGGGATGAGCTGCTGGAAACTGCAGGGGAAGTGTTTGCTAATGTTGCATCAGGCGTATTGCGGGTTCGGGTGAATCACAAGTACCCCTTGTCAGAAGCAGCGCAGGCACATGCAGATCTCGAGAATCGCCGAACAACTGGATCAGTTGTGCTGATTCCATGA